Genomic DNA from Canis lupus dingo isolate Sandy chromosome 4, ASM325472v2, whole genome shotgun sequence:
AGGCCCCTGCCAGGCCCACGTGAGCATATGGGGCCCCAGGACCCAGAGGAAGGTATATGTGACGTCCCCACCCCCTATCCTACCTCCTTTACTGAAGACggactcccctccccccagccctgcagctgcCTCTctgaacagagggagggggaagtggCCAGAAGGGGAAGTGTGAGGAGTTCCCCTCTGGCCTGTCACCAGTCTCCTCAGGCCCTCAGAGTGGCAGTCCTGAGGCCTGGCAGCGGCCATGGAGCCTCTGGAGACTCCCATCAAGGACGGCATCCTCTACCAGCAGCACGTCAAGTTCGGCAAGGTGGGGACCCTGGCTGCCCAGCAGCTGCCCAGGGCGGTAGGCCTCTGGCCCAGCCTCAGCCCACCAAGACCTGGGAGAATGGGGAAGGGAGTCAGGGTGGGTGACCCAACCAAGGTGCTGGGGAATAGAACAGAGCCCCATTCTCAGCTTGAGTGGGTTGGGCTGAGTGGGCCTTTATGAGAGCCAGCCCTGTTCAAGGATGGGGAAGCCAAGAGTGGGGAGGATCTAAGAATCCAAACCTTGGGGCAGGGCTGAGCTGAGAAGCTGACTGACCTGATAGCCTTCCGCCCCATGTTGTAGAGGCACCAAGGCCCCTGTAGAGAAGGCTGGAGGCTTAGTTGGAGGATCCCTCCGACCCCACCCCACATAGGAGGGCTCAGTCCCTATAGCCCTGTTATGGGACATAGTTGGGGAGTTTACGTCTCCCCAGGCAGGAGGCCCTGCACCCTCATAGCTCAGCTGCAGCTGCTGCCCAGGGAGATAAACAGtctatttcctttgctttatgCTATTTGCatgtttccttccttgccatcatgAGACTGAGGCCTCCTTCCTGGCTCAGTCCTTGTCCCATGGTCCAAAGGGACCTGTTCTTTGGTGAGGAAGGGAGTAGGGGCACCAACATAATGATAGTATCAGGTGGTCTGCTTTAACTACTAGATACTTCAGAGACATAACCCAGTAGAAGCCCCAACTTTGTGTACTCTTAGTTTTTTGAGATGGGGGTACTAGTGCTCCTGGAGGTCAAAGGCAATTGGTGGGGTGGATTTGAACCCACAGCTGCCTGGCCCCAAGCACAGACTCTTCCCCCTGCTGGTCTGACCTTGGCAAGGCCTCCTTCTCTATGGCCCTGAGGATCTGAGGGAAGCAGAGGCCAGCCTGAGTGGCCAGGAACATTTGCTGAGCAGTTTGTGCTGAGCTGAGCTACAGGGAGAACTGCCACTCAAGGGTCTTTTCCCCCATCTTCACCTCCCACAGAAGTCCTGGCGGAAGGTATGGGGTCTGCTGTATGCAGGAGGACCATCAGGTGTGGCACGGCTGGAGAGCTGGGATGTCCGGGATGGTGGCCTGGGGCCAGCAGGCGACAGGTCTGCAGGACCCTGCCGGCGTGGGGAACGGCGGGTCATCCGCCTGGCTGACTGCGTGTCTGTGCTGCCTGCTGATGGTGAGAGCTGCCCCAAAGATACTGGTGCCTTCCTGCTCACCACCACAGAGCGAAGCCACTTACTGGCTGCCCAGCATCGCCAGGAATGGATGGGCCCCATCTGCCAGCTGGCCTTCCAGGTGAGCATAAGGCGGTTGGGCAGGGCATCCGGGGCCAGAAGTGGACTACCTGATACCCCCACCTTGTTCATCTCCGTGGTCACTCACATCCTGGCACTCAGCTAGTACCTGCCAAGGACCCACAAGCCTAAGGAAATAGCCCCCTAAATCCATAGAATGAATCTCACATGGCCATTCATGCTGTGGAGAAAATGAAAGGCTGGTGGGACCAGGAATGAATGGTGGGTTGTTAGATGGGAAGGCCTCTTCGGAAGGGGCAGTAAGCCCAAGTCCTCAAGGACAAATAAGAACTCACCAAGCAAAGATCTGAGGCAAGGGTGATCCGGACGCTGAGGCCTGAGGAATATCCTGAACGGTTGGAGTAGCaagggcaaaggccctgaagcaggGAAAAGTTTGGTATATCAAAGAGGTGGAAAGGCCACCATGCCTGGAGGGtaaggagtggggagggagcctAGGAGGAGGCAAAGTTGGAGAGTTTGGTGGGAACCAGCTGAAACTACTTTGGGCCACATTTGGAGTTTGGGGTCTTATTCTGAGAGGAGAAGCCTTTGGAGGAAGTTTTGGGGAGCCAGGGACTGAAAGCTTTAAAGTTTCatagagggattcctgggtggctcagcgatttagcggctgccttaggcccagggcgagatcctggagtcctgggatcaagtcctatgtcgggctccctgtgtggagcctgcttctccctctgcctgtgtctctgcctctctgtgtctctcatgaatgaataaataaaaatctttgaaaaataaaataaaaaaataaagcttcataGAGTCTATTATGGACCAAAAGGAAATGAGcctagttcctcaaaaagttaaacatagagttaccgtatgacccagcaattccactggtaggtgtatacccaagagaattgaaacaGGTGTTCAAACAGAGCTTGTATGAGAATGCTCAGAGCAGCATTAATCACAATGACTCAAAGGTGCTATTAACTGATGAATGGTACACCAAATGTATTCTAtccatacaaaagaatattacctgaccataaaaaaaaaaaaaaaaaaagaatgaggtactGATACATGCTAATACCATTAATGAACCTGGAGAACATCATGCTAATTAAAAGGAGCCATacacaaaagaccatatatttgtatgattctatttatgtgaaacacccagaataggcaaatctatagggaAAGCAGcttagtggctgccaggggctagGAAGGGGGAGTGGGTAGAGACTGCTAATGGATTTTAATgtggaatgataaaaaaaaaaaattctggaactaggggcccctgggtggctcagttggttaagcgtctgcctttggatcaggtcatgatccccgggtcctgggatggagccctgaaccctgcatgtcaggctacctgctcagcaggcaggaagtcggcttctccctctgcccctccccccgcttgtgctctctctttctatcataaataaataaataaataaataaataaataaataaattttttaagaattctggAACTAGAGCAggcccggtggtgcagcagtttagcaccgcctgcagcccggagtgtgatcctggagaccggcgatcaagtcctatgttgggctccctgcatggagcctgcttctccctctgcctgtgtctctgcctctctctctctctctctctgtgactatcataaataaaaaaaaaaaaaaaaaaaaaaaaaacgagagagagagagaggcagagacacaggcagagggagaagcaggctccatgcaccaggagcccgacgtgggattcgatcccgggtctccaggatcacgccctggaccaaaggcaggcgccaaaccgctgtgccacccagggatccctctcttttttttttttaaaagattttatttatttattcatgagagacacagagagagagaagcagagacacaggcaggggaagaagcaggctccaagcagggagcccgacgtgggactcgatccccggactccaggaccacgccctgggtcgacggcaggtgccaaactgctgaaccacccagagatcccctctctctctctctctgaatgaatatatatatatatattttttaattctggaaCTAGATAAAGGTGACCATTGCACAATCTTGTGATTATACTAAAAccactaaattgtatactttcAAATGggttaaatggtaaattttacattgtgtattttaccacagtattttacatttaaaaaaaaaaaaaaaggaaatgaacaggAGCAAAAGAGCAAGGAGACCAGTGAGGAAGCTGTTGCACGTGACCCTGGCCATACTACCATGGGCCAACATGGTTATGGTGGAAGTGCTGATAGTCAGAGCTCAGAGGATGTAAGGGGATgaggggctgggaaggggagaTGGTGAAAGAGGCCTGGATGGAGTAGCCGTTCACTCACACGCGTCCCACCCCTCTATCACTCCAAGCTATTAGGGACACACACCGGCAGGCATAGCCCCTGGCCAAGCACACATGCAATGGGCTTGTCCTCTTATGTGCCCCTACTTTACAACTCATGGCACCctcaatggggagcctggggGGTTGCAGGTGGGGAAACAGAGGGGTGCCCAGGGTCATGCAGTGTGTCACAGGCAGAACTGGCAGTGGCACCCAGGTCTCTGGATGTCCTTGCTTGTCCTGGAGTCCTAGGTTACTGGCCCCGGGGACAGGATGTGGAAAGAGGAATGAGGGTGAGGGCTCTAACTTCTGACCTTGTCTCATTCTCCAGGGCACAGGGGAGTGTTCCTCGGGACCAGGAGAGGTAGAAGCTTCCAAGAGGGGCTTGGTCCCCATGGAAGAGAATTCCATCTACTCCTCCTGGCAGGAAGGTGAGTCAGAGAGGTGCAGGGGCAGCCTCAGCTATCCTGCAGCCAGGGCTGGGACCTGTGGGGAACCCACGTGGCTATACCTGATGCCCTCGCCACCCTCCTGCCTGCAGTGGGTGAGTTTCCAGTGGTGGTGCAGAGGACCGAGGCTGCCACCCGCTGCCAGTTGAAGGGGCCCCACCTCCTAGTGCTAGGCCAAGACGCCATCCAGCTGAGGGAGCCCTCCAACCCCCAGGCCCTCTACACCTGGCCCTACCACTTCCTGCGCAAGTTCGGCTCTGACAAGGTGAGGTGCCGGGCAGCCACCCTATTCTGCTGGCCCTGCTTGGGAGGGTGGCAGGTTGAGGGGTGCCCAGGTCCCTCTGCCACTAACCCACCCATACCACCCCAACCCTGTGTCCAGGGCATGTTCTCCTTTGAAGCTGGACGCCGCTGTGACTCGGGTGAGGGTCTCTTCGCCTTCAGCAGCCCCCGAGCCCTCGACCTGTGCAGGGCTGTGGCCACTGCCATTGCTCGCCAGCGGGAAAGGCTGCCAGAGCTGGCTGGCCCCCGGCCCTGTCCTCTGCCTCGGGccatctccctgccctccctggaccCACCAGGAGAGCTGCGGGAGGTGCCCCCAGGCCTTGAGTTACAAAGCTCCCGCAGGGTGCGCCTGGCTGAGCCCGGCCCCCAGAGCCTGCCCCTACTGCTGAGCCCAGCACCCCAAGATGAGCCACCATCTGGGCTCTATGCATCAGTGTGCAAACGGGCCAGTGGGCCCCCAAGCAATGCCGAGCACCTCTATGAGAACCTAGGCATGCTggaggcaggccccatgctgcCCAGGGATAGGGACCCCGAGCAGGAGGGTCCCAGCCACCGCAGCCCCCTGGCCAGCCCTATCTACCACAACAGTGaggacctgggctggcctggctccACCCAAGACAGCAGCCTGGAGGCCCAGTACCGGCGGCTGCTGGAACTGGAGCTGGGCGACAGTGATGAAGCTGGGGCCTCCAGTCGTCCCAGTGTTCACTCAGGCTTCAAGGCCAAGCTGGTGACGCTGTTGAGCCGAGAGCGGAAAAAGGGCCCTGCCCCCTGTGACCGGCCATGAAAGCCCTTGATGGCTCTGCAACAGCAGGAGAGAAAGGTGCTCTGCTGTCCCTGGGCCAGGGCAAACAATGGACATCCAGAACACACCCCCACATCCACTCTGGCCTGTGGGGATGAGGCAAGCAGGCTGGGGAGGACCTCTCGTGTATCCTGCCAGCCCCTCAGTGTACAGTGTACAGATTTGCTGGTAATAAAACCTCCCAGCTCTGCTCTTGGTTCCATCTTGTAGCTCACAGTATATAGCTTCTCACTTCAGCTCTTCGCAGTGGCACTCACCgatcacacagacacacaccttCACTCGCGTGCATTGTAGCAAACATCAGTGCCCTGTACTGGGTTCTGGGAACACACACCGCCTGGATGTGACCTCTGTGACTCATGTGCTCAAGTCCACTTGCACAGATGGGTGGGATGCAGGTCATTATGACCCATGTAGTCCTGTGCAACAAAAATGACTGGGACAATAAAGCAGGAGGGAAAATTGGGCTCGCCAATGAATGAGGTGCCCTCTGAATTAAGTGTGAAGGGCAGGCAGGGCCTTACCAGGTGGGCAGCAAGCTCCAGGTCTTCCCTGGCTGACAGTGGGTTATGCACTGGCCCAGAGATGAATGGAAAAGCATGGTCACAGAGGACACCCAGGGGCTGAAAGGGAGTTGGTGGCCAAGCATGAGGGTCTGACCATCCTGTAGGTGAACGAGCTTAGTCTCATCCTcagcagagagagagattatGTTAAGAGCAGTGTGGAAAACAAATTTGAGGGGGCCCAACTGGAGACCAAGTAGCCTGAGCTGGGGAGGAGgtagtgggtgggtggatggggaaAGGGTAGGTGGAAGGAACTTCAAAGATTTGCCCCACCAAAACACCTGCTCCCCACTAAGGCTCAAAAATGTGTAGACAGTTCTGGAGAACCtcaggcctcagtctcctcaactGCCAAGGACAGAAGTCAAATTACCCATcaggcattccttttttttttttttttaattttatttatttatgatagtcatacagagagaaagagaggcagagacataggcagagggagaagcaggctccatgcactgggagcccgatgtgggatttgatcccgggtctcgaggatcgcaccctgggccaaaggcaggcgccaaaccgctgcgccacccagggatccccccaccagGCATTCCTTAGAGTTTTACTGCAtgcctgctttgtgccaggcactggggacacagccaTATTCAAGACAGCGAggtccttttgtttttgtgttttgttttgtttggttgttttttagagaaaaagtgcatgtgagcagggtggtagatgggcagagggagagggagacagagaatcctcagcaggctccatgctcagctgcctcaactcagggctggatcttgtgaccctgagatcaggacctgagcagaaatcaagagttgggcgctgaacccacccagccaccctggtACCCCATAAGACTGAGGTTCTGTTCTCGAGGACCTCACATTCCAGAGGGAGATAAAGCAAGTCTCTTGAAGACTGTAGTGCCCTCATGGTAGTCCTGCCACCATCCCTGAGGCCTCCATGCACAGAAACATCATGCCCCCAGGAATCTTGCCCCCAGCCCCTTGACCACAACTCTGCCTTAGCAGTCCATGCCAATAGCACATCCTGAACCTCTTTATGACAGTGCCACTCCGTCTTCACCATcttatttccccttttttttttttcttcaccatcTTATTTCCAAGCATCCACCTCTGGCCACCTCCTTTATTCCTTCCAGCCTACTTCCTCTAGCTGGCCCATAAAGTTCCGCCTCAGCTACACTGACCTCCATGACCCTTTCCTTCCCATCGGTGCAGTTGCTGTCTGCCATACCATCCTTGTCTGACTTCGATTCTTTGCCCCACCGATGGAGCAACCCCCTGGTGttcctctcttcttctgtctTATCTGTCTGGCAAAGTGCTCAGCCTCAGGTAAACCCAGCTCCCCTCCATGCCTGCACCCTGGCAACGGCCATGCCCAGAGAACTTCACATAACCGGGCTGACCATATTCTCTCATGCTGTGATCTTAAAGCTCAGATAAACAGCCTCTCCCAAGAGACCCTACATCCCAGAGTGGGTTTTTCCCTTCCCGAGACCTTCTCACTTTCTCCTCTCCATCCCTAC
This window encodes:
- the DOK3 gene encoding docking protein 3; the protein is MEPLETPIKDGILYQQHVKFGKKSWRKVWGLLYAGGPSGVARLESWDVRDGGLGPAGDRSAGPCRRGERRVIRLADCVSVLPADGESCPKDTGAFLLTTTERSHLLAAQHRQEWMGPICQLAFQGTGECSSGPGEVEASKRGLVPMEENSIYSSWQEVGEFPVVVQRTEAATRCQLKGPHLLVLGQDAIQLREPSNPQALYTWPYHFLRKFGSDKGMFSFEAGRRCDSGEGLFAFSSPRALDLCRAVATAIARQRERLPELAGPRPCPLPRAISLPSLDPPGELREVPPGLELQSSRRVRLAEPGPQSLPLLLSPAPQDEPPSGLYASVCKRASGPPSNAEHLYENLGMLEAGPMLPRDRDPEQEGPSHRSPLASPIYHNSEDLGWPGSTQDSSLEAQYRRLLELELGDSDEAGASSRPSVHSGFKAKLVTLLSRERKKGPAPCDRP